The nucleotide window GCGGTGAGTGTAACGATCGTCGGTACGTTTACATCCAGTATCGCTGCGTTTGCTTTTGCCAAATTGAGATTTCCGCATAAAAACAAACTGTTTCTTGCTTTGCTTGCTTCCATGATGATTCCATATCCAACAGTCATGATTCCACAGTTCATGATGTTCTCCAAGCTTGGCTGGACAGATACATTATTGCCGCTTATTGTACCGGGGTTGTTCGGTAATGTGATTATGATCTTCTTCCTCCGGCAATATCTGCTTAGTGTGCCAGATGCCATTATTGAAGCAGCCAAAATTGATGGAAGTTCCTATTTCCGGCTCTATTCCAGTATTACATTCCCGTTGATTAAACCTGCCGTTGCTGCACAGTTAATTCTCTGGTTTATGGGGATCTGGAACGATTATCTCGCACCGATTATCTATCTGAATTCACCGGAGAAGCAGACGCTTCAGCTGGTTATAGCGAACTTCAATGCCACGTATGCAATCCAGACGGATTATCCACTTATTATGGCAGCATCGATTGTGGCTCTGTTACCGGTATTAATCATCTTCCTGATCTTCCAGAAACAGATAATTGAATCGGTTGCCATTTCGGGAGTGAAGGGATGAATCAGCGGAAGAGATTCCGAGGGTGGACATTTTCGAAGAGAGGGGTTGTTGCTTCCATGTTGCTGTTGTTGATTACTGGGGCTACTGGCTGTACTGGAGAAGGGGCGGGAGAAACGGTGCCCCGTCCGCTCTTTCCTGAAGCTCCTCAAGATACCCAGCTGTATGACACTTCCGTACTGGATGATGAATCCCGTTGGACGGTGAACAATGCGCATGATCCGGCCATTATCAAAACTGATCAGGGATACTACGTCTATTCCACAGACGTTCGTGTAGCAGGGGAAGCGAAACCCGGCGTCATGGTACGCAAATCGGATGATCTGATCCACTGGACGTGGGTAGGTCAGGCTCTACCGGGCATTCCGCAAGAAGCGCTGGATTGGACAGGGGCAGTCAATTTGTGG belongs to Paenibacillus sp. FSL H8-0079 and includes:
- a CDS encoding carbohydrate ABC transporter permease; protein product: MSYSQKRNLTNTIIFIVLAIGAIAMVAPLIWMLSTSLKEKQDVFALPPVWIPEVFQFGKYKEIWEAGPLLSGIKNSLIVAVSVTIVGTFTSSIAAFAFAKLRFPHKNKLFLALLASMMIPYPTVMIPQFMMFSKLGWTDTLLPLIVPGLFGNVIMIFFLRQYLLSVPDAIIEAAKIDGSSYFRLYSSITFPLIKPAVAAQLILWFMGIWNDYLAPIIYLNSPEKQTLQLVIANFNATYAIQTDYPLIMAASIVALLPVLIIFLIFQKQIIESVAISGVKG